Genomic DNA from bacterium:
TGTCTTCATGGGGGTCTCCTCCTTCGGGTTGGGCCCCGCGACGGGGCGCGGTTGTCGCGCGACCCTCTTGGCCGAGGCGAAAGTCATCGCAGGCCGGATCGGTTCGCGCACGCCACTCCTGCTCCGATGGGGAACGCGAGACTCAACGGTGGCCCAAGCTCGAGGCTTTGTCAAACGAGTCGGGCCCGTGACGTTCGAGGGGCGGGTGGGCGACGACGACCCCGCGAATGTCTACATCACCCAACCTGCGGGAAAAATTGACTTTCCCGGGGTGCGCGGGTAGTATCCGGTGCCCAATGACCCGCGCGGATCGCACCTCGTGAAAATCCTCGGCATCTCGGCCTTCTACCACGACGCCGCGGCGGCGCTCCTCGACTCGGGAGAGATCGTCGCGGCGGCGCAGGAGGAGCGCTTCACGCGCCGCAAGCACGACCCCTCCTTCCCGCACAACGCCATCGCGTACTGTCTCGACGCCACGGGGGCCGCGTTCGAGGAGCTGGAGGCGGTCGCCTTCTACGACAAGCCGTTCCTCAAGTTCGAGCGACTGCTCGAGACCTACTACGCCTTCGCGCCGCGCGGCCTGCGGTCGTTCCTCGCGGCGATGCCGGTCTGGATCAAGGAGAAGCTGCTGCTCAAGCGGCTGCTCCTGGACGAGCTCTCGCGGCTGGCCGGGCACCGCGTGGCGGAGACGAAGCTGCTCTTCCCCGAGCACCACCTCTCGCACGCGGCGAGCGCGTTCTACCCCTCGCCGTTCGACGAGGCCGCGATCCTCACGATCGACGGCGTCGGCGAGTGGGCCACCGCGTCGATCTGCCACGGGCGGGGCAACGGCATCGAGATCCTGCGCGAGCTGCGCTTCCCGCACTCGGTGGGACTGCTCTACTCGGCGTTCACCTACTACCTCGGCTTCCGCGTCAACTCCGGGGAGTACAAGCTCATGGGCCTCGCCCCCTACGGCGACCCCGGGGGGGAGCGCACGGCGCGCTACGAGGCGCTGATCC
This window encodes:
- a CDS encoding carbamoyltransferase N-terminal domain-containing protein, with amino-acid sequence MKILGISAFYHDAAAALLDSGEIVAAAQEERFTRRKHDPSFPHNAIAYCLDATGAAFEELEAVAFYDKPFLKFERLLETYYAFAPRGLRSFLAAMPVWIKEKLLLKRLLLDELSRLAGHRVAETKLLFPEHHLSHAASAFYPSPFDEAAILTIDGVGEWATASICHGRGNGIEILRELRFPHSVGLLYSAFTYYLGFRVNSGEYKLMGLAPYGDPGGERTARYEALILEKMVDLAADGSLWLDQGYFDYATGLRMANEPAWEALFGVARREPEGEMRQEHCDLALAIQRVTERVVLAMAAEARRLTGSRNLCLAGGVALNCVANGKLLRSGLVDGLWIQPAAGDAGGALGAALCAH